The Streptomyces sp. SS1-1 genome has a segment encoding these proteins:
- a CDS encoding PRC-barrel domain containing protein, which translates to MGTDGIWSYPPGSGHREGLALTGFRVEATDGIIGHVDRQADDPGRRHLIVDTGAWVFGRSLLVPAGTVTGVDERARTVTVACTRAEAKDAPRFETDRETRDPGYLAAVGAYYATLSHASRTSG; encoded by the coding sequence GTGGGCACCGACGGAATCTGGTCCTACCCGCCCGGCAGCGGGCACCGGGAAGGGCTCGCGCTCACCGGGTTCAGGGTCGAGGCGACCGACGGGATCATCGGGCATGTCGACCGGCAGGCCGACGACCCCGGCCGGCGCCATCTGATCGTCGACACGGGCGCCTGGGTGTTCGGCCGGAGCCTGCTGGTTCCCGCGGGCACGGTGACCGGCGTCGACGAGCGGGCGCGGACCGTCACGGTGGCGTGCACCCGCGCGGAGGCGAAGGACGCTCCCCGGTTCGAGACGGACCGCGAGACCCGTGATCCCGGCTATCTGGCCGCCGTCGGCGCGTATT
- a CDS encoding DUF5133 domain-containing protein: protein MRPAPLPRTTTSSEERTPMLTPHPTLLRRLVDEYEALVARKEPGEVQGRRDVRAQDLAYTLCVSTGTREVGQALERARHLLAASLDEVAARGTAAAV, encoded by the coding sequence ATGAGGCCCGCTCCCCTCCCCCGTACGACGACGTCCTCCGAGGAGCGCACCCCGATGCTGACGCCCCACCCGACGCTGCTGCGCCGGCTCGTCGACGAGTACGAGGCGCTCGTGGCGCGGAAGGAGCCCGGTGAGGTCCAGGGCCGGCGTGATGTCCGGGCCCAGGACCTGGCGTACACGCTGTGCGTGTCGACCGGGACCCGCGAGGTGGGACAGGCCCTGGAGAGGGCACGCCATCTGCTCGCGGCCTCGCTGGACGAGGTCGCGGCGCGCGGTACGGCGGCAGCCGTGTAG